A genomic stretch from Setaria viridis chromosome 1, Setaria_viridis_v4.0, whole genome shotgun sequence includes:
- the LOC117841453 gene encoding uncharacterized protein At4g04980 yields the protein MTMPPRHWCHPQTHSLPMRQRRRHSKARSTSATLQSLCQWRQVSLAHHHPWTAMPLCQAYWHRRHFRRRVQQGPSADKPVEAVASASPPPPPPPPSVEQGWPPAKVSRAPPPPPPGNISAALRAKGAAGKLKRSAQMGTLYRHLRDRVEGSCAHGGKAQASKKPRTPGGPKGNAGQGMADALAEMTKRSAYFRQIEEDAETHTATILELKDAIGSFQSKDMGELARFLEHVEQQLVCLTNETQVLARFEGFPCKKLDSLRMAAALYSKLDGAVSKLKGWKLAAPVSKQLDRVEGYFNKINDDVDVMERNKEEEMNRFQSHGIHLDFGVLVRIKECMVPRCTSILLSRTQESQDAKATSARSPPGPGAPQAAAAPPLRMLWRVFQLAFRVCNFAGGQDERADRHPGARDRGASPLIKQTVYTVPIMCTVESYEYMEHCLEYLYGVLLRVD from the exons ATGACAATGCCTCCCCGGCATTGGTGTCACCCACAGACGCACAGCCTGCCGATGAGGCAGCGCCGACGGCACAGCAAGGCACGGTCGACGTCGGCGACTCTGCAATCTCTCTGTCAATGGAGGCAGGTCAGCCTAGCCCATCATCATCCATGGACGGCAATGCCGCTGTGCCAAGCCTACTGGCACCGCCGCCACTTCCGGCGCAGAGTGCAACAAGGGCCATCTGCGGACAAACCCGTTGAGGCAGTGGCAAGcgcatcgccgccaccgccaccaccaccaccctctgTAGAGCAAGGATGGCCGCCCGCCAAGGTGTCACgagcgccgccccctccgcctcctggGAACATCTCGGCCGCGCTGCGCGCCAAGGGAGCCGCGGGCAAGCTGAAACGATCAGCGCAGATGGGCACCCTGTACAGGCATCTGCGCGACAGAGTGGAAGGTTCGTGCGCGCACGGCGGCAAGGCACAGGCCAGCAAGAAGCCCCGGACGCCGGGCGGGCCCAAGGGCAACGCGGGCCAGGGCATGGCCGACGCGTTGGCCGAGATGACCAAGAG ATCGGCCTACTTCCGGCAGATCGAAGAGGACGCGGAGACCCATACGGCGACGATCCTGGAGCTGAAGGACGCCATCGGCTCGTTCCAGTCCAAGGACATGGGTGAGCTAGCGAGGTTCCTTGAGCACGTGGAGCAGCAGCTGGTGTGCCTGACCAACGAGACGCA GGTGTTGGCGAGGTTCGAGGGCTTCCCTTGCAAGAAGCTGGACTCGTTGAGGATGGCGGCCGCGCTCTACTCCAAGCTGGACGGCGCCGTTTCGAAGCTCAAGGGCTGGAAGCTGGCCGCCCCCGTGTCGAAGCAGCTGGACAGAGTCGAGGGTTACTTCAACAAG ATCAATGACGACGTGGACGTGATGGAGCGGAACAAAGAGGAGGAGATGAACCGGTTCCAGTCTCACGGCATCCACTTGGACTTCGGCGTGCTGGTCCGGATCAAGGAGTGCATGGTCCCTCGCTGCACAAGTAT ATTGCTGAGCCGCACGCAGGAGAGCCAGGACGCCAAGGCGACGAGCGCGCGGTCGCCGCCAGGACCAGGTGCACCCCAggccgccgcagcgccgccgtTGAGGATGCTTTGGCGGGTGTTCCAGCTGGCCTTCCGGGTGTGCAACTTCGCCGGAGGCCAGGACGAGCGGGCTGACCGCCATCCTGGCGCGCGAGATCGAGGCGCATCCCCTCTGATAAAACAAACAGTGTACACCGTACCTATCATGTGTACAGTAGAGTCGTATGAATACATGGAGCACTGCTTGGAGTACTTGTACGGAGTACTGTTGCGAGTGGACTGA